In Calditrichota bacterium, the DNA window TGAAAATAGTTTATTTCCAATAGACGTGCAAATTATAGATGTAAGTTCTCACAAATAAATCACATTCAAATAAATTAAAATTATTTTATTAACCAGTTTTACCTTGACTTAAAGTGAGAAAAACGTATATTGTCTTACTTCATTTATATAATACCTAAAAATGAAAAAACTACTTACATCACTTATATTCTTTCTCTTTTTATCTTTTTCCTTTGCAGGGAATGATGATCCTACATTTACTGAATCCAGTGCACAGCCAGACGGAAACCGTGTCCGTATTTCATGGGTAACAAAAGATGAGAGTCAATTGAAGCATTTTATCGTTAAACGTAGTTATGATGATAAAAATTTCATTGAATTGGATAGGGTTTCACTAAAAGGGCCCGGCTATAGATATGAGTATATAGATGAAGATGTTCTGTTTAAAAGTAGTGGCGCATTGTTCTATAAAATAGTTGCTTTTAAAAGAGATGGAACAAAAATAGAAACAGCCTCGATGATGGTTCACCCAAATATTTCCGGTATTTTTAAAACATGGGGCGCAATAAAAGCAATGTTTCGATAATACATAAAGAATTGTCAACAATTTTTTCTTCCCTTTTCATGGTTATTTGAGAAGGGATTTTTTTTTGTTTTTAAGAAATAACCATTGTGATTTAAATCAGATTTCATTTTTATTTAAAAAATTCTATCAAGGCCATTGTCTTGATATTGAAACAATCAAAAAGATAGCCTTAAAAAATGTCAAATTTTCTTTAAAAATATTATCTTAACGGGTTCTTAAATATTGTCAAGTTTATAATATGGAAAAAAGTGTACTCAATAAAATAGAAGAAATAGTCGGCACAAAAAATTTTATGGATTCGGAAGAGGATAAACTGGTTTATTCTTATGACGGGACTCCGATGATTTCTCAAAAACCGGAAGCAATAATAATACCTGATTCTGTTGAGCAGATAAGTTCAATTATGAAATTGGCTAATAAGGAAAAGTTTTCTGTTGTACCGCGCGGATCCGGGACAAGCTTAAGCGGTGGTTCGGTTGCTACCCCAAATTCCATTATTATGTTAATGCATAAATGGGATAAAATTATTGAAATTGATGAGGAAAATCTTGTTGCCTGGGTTCAGCCAGGTGTAAAGACTCATGATTTTCATAAAGCCGTTGAGCAAAAAGGGCTTTTTTATCCACCTGATCCCGGGAGTCAGAAAATTTGTACGATTGGGGGAAATGTAGCTGAAAATGCCGGCGGTTTGCGGGGGTTAAAATATGGTGTTACCCGTGATTATGTAATGGCAGTTGAAATGGTTTTGCCAAATGGTGAGGTCTTTATAAATGGTGGTAAAAATGTAAAAGATGTAGCCGGATACAATTTGCGCGATTTGATTGTTGGTTCTGAAGGGACTTTGGGTATCTTTACAAAAATACTATTAAAACTTATCCCGAAACCGAAATCGTCAAAAACCATTCTTGCTTATTTTGATTCAATGTCAAATGCAGCGAAAAGCGTATCGGATATTATTGCAAACCATGTTATTCCGTGTACGATGGAGTTTCTTGATAAAACAACAATTAAATGCGTTGAAGAGTTTGCTCAAATTGGATTGCCAACAAATATTGATGCACTTTTGCTTCTGGAAACCGATGGCCATGAAGCACAAGTCGCTGAAGATGCTGATACGATTACAAAAATTCTAAAACAGAACAGTGCCTCCGAAGTAAAAATCGCACAAAATGAAGCTGAAGCGGACCAGTTGAAAACTGCGCGTCGGGCAGCGTTTTCTGCTTTGGCCCGGGTTAAACCCACAACAATATTAGAAGATGCCACGGTTCCTCGTTCTAACCTTGTTGCTTTAATTGAAAAAGTAAATGAACTGGCAAAGAAATATGATCTTCTTGTTGGTAATTTTGGACATGCAGGCGATGGTAATATGCACCCGACGGTTTTGACGGATGAGCGCAATACAGATGAAATTGAGCGAGTAGAAAAATTCTTTGATGAACTTTATGATGAAACGATAAAGCTTGGAGGAACCATTACAGGCGAACATGGTATTGGCCTTGCAAAGAAAAAGTATCTCTCCAAATTAATTGAATCTCCTGCCTTAAAAATGATGCAGCAAATTAAGCAGGCTATCGATCCCAACAATGTTTTAAATCCAGAAAAAATATTTTCTTTATGACGCACACCCATCAGGAAACGAAAAATTCCACAAATAAATCTACTTTGTTTTCTAAAATCCCGGTTCCGGATTATGAACAGATTTTAAACTGTATGCATTGCGGAATGTGTTTACCAAGCTGTCCAACATATGAAATGACAGGTTTGGAAAAATATTCTCCCCGCGGTCGAATCCGAATGATAAAAGCTGTTGCCGATGGTGAATTATCCATTACTGAAAACTATATCGAGTCACTAGATTTTTGCCTTGACTGCCAGGCGTGTGTAACGGCATGTCCGGCGGGAGTTGAATACGGCAAACTGGTTGAGGCGGCACATAATCAAATATCTGAGCACCAAAAACAAAATGGGAAAAACTCTTTTAAAACTTTGATTTTAAATAAGTTGTTTGAAAAACAAAGCCGACTTTTAAGCATTGCATTTTTTCTTAAGCTGTATCAAAAAAGTGGACTGGAATTTTTGGTTCAGAAAAGCAAGATTTTATTTTTAATTTCAAAAAAACTACACAACCTTTCTTTTATGGTGCCCAAAGTTCCTGAATATAAAAAATATGAGTTCTATACTAAAAACCAACAATCCACATTAAAGGGCAAGGTTGGTGTAATTACCGGTTGCGTGCAGGATGCTTTTTTTAATAATGTAAACCACGATACCATTGAGGTTTTGGCCTATAATGGTTATGAGGTGATCACTCCAAAATCACAACAATGCTGTGGGTCGGTTTCAGGGCATAATGGTGAATTGGACAGCGCCCGGCATCAGGCAAAAAAAATCATTGACCAGTTTTATACCGAGAATGTTGATAATATAATTATTAATTCAGCAGGTTGCGGATCGTATATGAAAGAGTACCACACATTGTTGGAGGACGATCCAATCTATGCAGAAAAGGCTATTTGGTTTTCTGATCGTGTAAAAGATATTAGTGAATTTTTAGTGGATCAGGGGTTTATAAAGCCAGTATTAAACCGAAAAATGATAGTGACTTATCATGAACCTTGTCACCTTGTTCATGGGCAAAAAATATCAAAACAACCACGGGAAATAATAGAGGCGCTTCCCGGCGTTGAATTTATTGAGATGGAAGAATCGGACTGGTGCTGTGGTAGTGCCGGGATATATAATATTACGCATTATGATCATTCTATGATACTTTTGGAAAGAAAATTCGATAAATTGAAAAAAACAAAAGCTGATTATGTTGTATCAGGGAACCCTGGCTGTATGATTCAGTTAGCTTATGGAAACCACAAGTTTAATAGTGATTTTAAAATCCTGCATCCTGTAAGTTTGCTTAACAATTTTTATAAAGGGGGAGAAGATGCGTAAATATTCCTTCATATTAATTTTAGTGTTTTTGCCATTGGGTCTGTTTGCCCAAATAAATGATTATTTAGAAGATGATCCGCAACCAACCATAAAAAATCATCGTGGATTGGCATACAGCCTACTTGAAACGGGCTCTGGTTTAGGCTTTTTTTACGAGTTGCCGGTTCAAAGTTTTTTCCATCTTGGATTGGGTTTTGATGCTTTTATGCTACGCGATAGAAATGAAATTAATTATTCCGATATTTTTGGAAATCCAAGGACATATGGTAAAGAGAATAACGTCTTTTTGTTCGATTTAATGTTCACGGTAAAAAAACGGCTTTTTGTTGAGCAGGTTGATGATAGTTTCCGGCCATTTATTACAGCTGCGGTAGGCCCGGTATTCGGAATGAACTTTCCGGAAATTGACAGGACTGTTGAAGGCGTAAAGCGGGAAGATGAATTTCGCTGGACCGGAGCAGCGATTATAGGTGCCGGACTTGATGCAGATGTGGATGGAAAATACTTTTTTGGTTTTCGTACACAGTATCGTTTTATGCCTTTTGCCAAGCAGCTGGGTGAACGAAAAGACCATTCAATGATTGATATCCGTTTAGAAATTGGACAGCGCTTTTAATGAAGAAACCAATAGTGCTTTTTGTAGAGCTAAAAATTGCTTCAAAAAATAAATATGTGTGCGACATTGCAGAAAAGCTTTTTGATAATAACATCTCAGTTTCAATTTTTACCAATGAGTTAAAATCAGCAAATCAATTAAACGATTTGCTGTGGACATGGAAGCAAGACAGTTTTATCCCTCATTCAATTTCCACTGCGGAGAATGGTTCATCTGATCCGGTATCGATTTCCTCATCAATTGATTTAATTCCACAAACAGAAGCATTAATCCTCTTTGATCCTTTGCCGCTTAATGAGCTTGAAAAATTCAAGTTGGTTTTTGACTTTGCTGAAGTTTATCATTCGGAGAAAAAACAGGAAAGCCGCCAACGTTTTAAACAAATGCGTGATTCGGAAAAATTTGATCTGCACTTTACACAGCTTGGGGCAATTCTCGCAAAGAAGACCATTTCTCTAGAACAGGTTAATTAAGATCATCTCATAATTCCATTTTCAACGGTAACTTTTTTTAAGTATAATGTGCTAACGAAAACAATGACGGATATTTTTTAGATCATGCGCATTGACAAAGTCCTCAACTCACTTAATAAAAAGCAACGTGAAGCAGTAGAAAAGCCACGCATTCCTGTATTAATGTTGGCCGGTCCGGGTACAGGAAAAACACGCACCTTAGTTGCCCGCATAGTTTACCAGATTAATCATTACAAAATTCCTGCTGAACATATTCTTGCCCTCACTTTTAGTAATAAAGCAGCTTCTGAAATGCACAATCGTTTGAAGGGCATTTTGAAGAGTAAAGCTGATAAAGTTAAGACAGGCACGATTCATAGTTTTTGCCTGGATATTTTAAGAAAATACCATCAGCAGGTCGGACTTGATGCGCATTTTACCGTTTGTAATGACGAATACCAAAACAGTCTTCTTGAAAATCTTATTGCCGATAAGGTGCGTACTGATAGAGATAAAGTGGCAAGGGGAATCCGTACTAGCATAGATCATTTTGTGATTCGCGAGAAACCAATGCCTCCTTTTACTGCAATGATTTATGACCTGTATGTTGAGCATTTACAAAAACATAAGTTAATAGATTTTAACCAGAT includes these proteins:
- a CDS encoding FAD-binding protein, whose product is MEKSVLNKIEEIVGTKNFMDSEEDKLVYSYDGTPMISQKPEAIIIPDSVEQISSIMKLANKEKFSVVPRGSGTSLSGGSVATPNSIIMLMHKWDKIIEIDEENLVAWVQPGVKTHDFHKAVEQKGLFYPPDPGSQKICTIGGNVAENAGGLRGLKYGVTRDYVMAVEMVLPNGEVFINGGKNVKDVAGYNLRDLIVGSEGTLGIFTKILLKLIPKPKSSKTILAYFDSMSNAAKSVSDIIANHVIPCTMEFLDKTTIKCVEEFAQIGLPTNIDALLLLETDGHEAQVAEDADTITKILKQNSASEVKIAQNEAEADQLKTARRAAFSALARVKPTTILEDATVPRSNLVALIEKVNELAKKYDLLVGNFGHAGDGNMHPTVLTDERNTDEIERVEKFFDELYDETIKLGGTITGEHGIGLAKKKYLSKLIESPALKMMQQIKQAIDPNNVLNPEKIFSL
- a CDS encoding (Fe-S)-binding protein, whose protein sequence is MTHTHQETKNSTNKSTLFSKIPVPDYEQILNCMHCGMCLPSCPTYEMTGLEKYSPRGRIRMIKAVADGELSITENYIESLDFCLDCQACVTACPAGVEYGKLVEAAHNQISEHQKQNGKNSFKTLILNKLFEKQSRLLSIAFFLKLYQKSGLEFLVQKSKILFLISKKLHNLSFMVPKVPEYKKYEFYTKNQQSTLKGKVGVITGCVQDAFFNNVNHDTIEVLAYNGYEVITPKSQQCCGSVSGHNGELDSARHQAKKIIDQFYTENVDNIIINSAGCGSYMKEYHTLLEDDPIYAEKAIWFSDRVKDISEFLVDQGFIKPVLNRKMIVTYHEPCHLVHGQKISKQPREIIEALPGVEFIEMEESDWCCGSAGIYNITHYDHSMILLERKFDKLKKTKADYVVSGNPGCMIQLAYGNHKFNSDFKILHPVSLLNNFYKGGEDA